The sequence GCCGGACTTGCTGATTCAACCAGTAAATATCCACTCTTTTGTTCTGAAGGAGAAAAAGCACGAGTGGCAATAGCAAGGGCTTTAGCAATTGACCCAGATATACTTTTAATGGATGAACCCTTCAGTCACCTTGATGAAATTACCGCAAGAAAGATGAGAACAGAATTATTAAAAATCTGGAGTGAAAAGAGAAAGACGGTCGTCTTCGTTACTCATAATGCGTTGGAAGCGGTTTATTTAGCTGACAAGATTTATATCTTATCTCAAAAGCCAACTGTAACTATTGGAGAAGTTCGGATTGACCTCATGAGACCAAGAATATTAGAAGATATTAGGCTTCTGGAATATCAGAAAGAAGTTCTGAGGAGAATAGGGATATGAAAGGTAGATTGCCATTACTTGTGGGAATAGTGCTGGGAATAATAGGTATACTTGTTAGTATTGTGAACTTTCCCGAACAACAATGGAAATTGTGGATAGTTCCATTCCAACTTGACAAGAATGCTCTTATAGTTATTGTGAGCATTCTCCTAGCACTTTATGGATTGTGGCTAGCTATTAGACAAATTGAACTTGCAAAAGAGGTGGAAGTTTTAGAAGAGATGCCAGAAATCGCAAATGAAATTGTAAAAAGAATTAGAAAGGCAAAAAACATTTTTTCCATAGCAACAACACCTGCAATAGGTGCCAGTGGAGCACCTGATGAAGTAAAAGAACTTGAGAAAATTCTTATAGGTTTTTCTCAGCAAAAAAAGCAAAAGCCTCAAGAAATGTGTTTCTTATGTTATAGCGAAACTGATATAATGAAATTTTACAAAGCTCACAAAATCTCATATAAAAGTACTGATGTTGAGCGGATCACAAAGAACATCATCGGGAAAATAAATGACTTAAAACAAAAGGGCATTGCCAAGGTATTGAACGTAGAGTATTGCAAAATTCCTATTCTTCACTTTCTACTTGTTGACCCGGAATCAAAGAGCAGAGAAAAGAGACGAGCAGTGCTTTGGTATTTAGAAGCTTCGAACGGAAAGGTAATAAAAGGTACCGGTTTTTCTACCAATAATGA is a genomic window of bacterium containing:
- a CDS encoding ABC transporter ATP-binding protein → MANIIVEDLHKSFVKEDGSMEEVLNGVTFTANHEEFVCLLGPSGCGKTTILNIIAGLIADYSGKLLLSKEKFNEKVRIGYVFQTPRLLNWKTVQDNIIFALEAVGIQQKQRKKIATEYLNLAGLADSTSKYPLFCSEGEKARVAIARALAIDPDILLMDEPFSHLDEITARKMRTELLKIWSEKRKTVVFVTHNALEAVYLADKIYILSQKPTVTIGEVRIDLMRPRILEDIRLLEYQKEVLRRIGI